One window of the Streptomyces sp. TS71-3 genome contains the following:
- a CDS encoding NAD(P)-dependent oxidoreductase produces the protein MPHAQHTAPRSVGLVGLGAMGLPAAGFLARADVETHVYDPDGTVMERAVAEGARPSASIADLAAASDVVLVMVPSDEDVLDVCCSATGVLPSARPGATVLICSSVTPDTCREVAAQAAPRGVDVLDAALTGGVRGAESGAINLLVGGDATALERVRPVLAPWTRTVHHLGELGAGQVGKTVNNLCHWGQLSAVVEALRLGRDLGVHPARLRAALLDGPAASRTLAEMELMRLTWHRKDLANALRMADGAGRDMPVARTAREAMEHITVADIAGLYADGAEDHGPAAAGPVAS, from the coding sequence ATGCCGCACGCGCAGCACACCGCTCCCCGGTCGGTCGGCCTCGTCGGGCTCGGCGCGATGGGCCTGCCCGCCGCCGGGTTCCTCGCGAGGGCGGACGTCGAGACCCACGTCTACGACCCGGACGGCACCGTCATGGAACGGGCCGTCGCCGAGGGCGCGCGGCCCAGCGCCTCGATCGCCGACCTGGCGGCCGCGAGCGACGTCGTCCTGGTGATGGTCCCCTCCGACGAGGACGTGCTCGACGTCTGCTGTTCCGCCACCGGCGTCCTGCCGTCCGCCCGGCCCGGCGCCACCGTCCTGATCTGCTCCTCCGTCACCCCCGACACCTGCCGCGAGGTCGCCGCCCAGGCCGCCCCGCGCGGGGTCGACGTGCTCGATGCGGCACTCACCGGCGGGGTGCGCGGCGCCGAGTCCGGCGCGATCAACCTGCTCGTCGGCGGTGACGCCACCGCCCTCGAACGGGTCCGCCCCGTGCTCGCCCCCTGGACGAGGACCGTGCACCACCTCGGCGAACTCGGCGCCGGCCAGGTCGGCAAGACCGTCAACAACCTCTGCCACTGGGGCCAGCTCTCCGCCGTGGTCGAGGCCCTGCGACTCGGCCGCGACCTCGGCGTCCACCCCGCCAGGCTGCGCGCCGCCCTGCTCGACGGCCCCGCCGCCAGCCGCACCCTGGCCGAGATGGAGCTGATGCGCCTGACCTGGCACCGCAAGGACCTCGCCAACGCCCTGCGGATGGCCGACGGCGCCGGCCGCGACATGCCCGTCGCCCGCACCGCACGCGAGGCCATGGAGCACATCACGGTCGCCGACATCGCCGGGCTGTACGCCGACGGGGCGGAGGACCACGGACCCGCGGCTGCCGGGCCCGTGGCGTCCTGA
- a CDS encoding DUF1257 domain-containing protein, whose product MSHFTRVRTALRDADLLVTALAEVGFTDVEQHGAPQTLYGYQGDARPERAEVIVRREHIGKLSNDIGFRRGDDGAFEAVISEYDGSAYDNAWLTRLTRAYGHAAALRYAQEHGYDVQSDVSEANGTRRLVLRRYT is encoded by the coding sequence ATGTCGCACTTCACACGGGTCCGCACCGCCCTGCGGGACGCCGACCTGCTGGTCACCGCCCTGGCCGAGGTCGGCTTCACGGACGTGGAGCAGCACGGGGCGCCCCAGACGCTGTACGGGTACCAGGGCGACGCACGGCCCGAGCGCGCCGAAGTGATCGTGCGGCGCGAGCACATCGGGAAGCTGAGCAACGACATCGGCTTCCGCCGCGGGGACGACGGCGCCTTCGAGGCCGTCATCAGCGAGTACGACGGCTCCGCCTACGACAACGCCTGGCTCACCCGCCTCACCCGCGCCTACGGCCACGCCGCCGCCCTGCGGTACGCCCAGGAGCACGGCTACGACGTGCAGTCCGACGTCAGCGAGGCGAACGGCACCCGCAGGCTCGTGCTGCGCCGCTACACCTGA